The Capsicum annuum cultivar UCD-10X-F1 chromosome 3, UCD10Xv1.1, whole genome shotgun sequence genomic sequence GTATGCTATTTTTGTTGGCTTTCCTACATTAGGGAAAAATGTGTGACTGCCATCTTAACACATAAGTAGACCTGAAATGAGGGTGCTTGTATAAAGCTTAACACGTAGAACTGCTATAATGTCATTCATTTGGTAGTTCATTCAAGATAATCCGACTCAAATTCGTACAGTTACTTTTAAGATTTACAGTAACATTCCTTTCCTGTTCCACACCCTCTACTTGGTGGATTAATGGGGTTGTTTGCAAATCTTTTCAGTTGGAAAATGCAGAAtttagaaaattgaataatatataACTACGCATTGCAAGAATTTTCTGTCAGTCACTTTTTCTATCTTGAAAGTTTCTTTTTGCATTTGTGCCATCGTATCAGATTGTCGATGGATGGATTGCTTTCATATGCTCTTTGATAGTCCATCAGTGAAATAACTTATATTGTAATAAAGCTCACAGACTTGATGAAATGTGTTACAGGTTTTTCATCCTTCATTTAGATTAAGCACTTTTTTAATGATCATAAACGTTCTTATACCTATATGCTTCGCTCGACCTAACAATATACATTGTACACGATTTGCTTGCATGTTTAAATTCTTACGTCGTTGCTTCACAGCATTGGCGAATGGAAGCTCATGACGTGATTTTGTGGCCAGCAAAATTGATGCAGAACGGCAGCTTAGCCGACTCTAGCATTGCTAAAATTACTTGCAGGTTTCTTCATCAGCCAACTATTTCACCTCATAAGCGGGATCAAACATGTTGTTGCCTGAAGCAGAACCCTATATATCTTTTAGAGAATCTCCTACTTGTTCCAGAGCAACTAAAAAGAGATTCTTTAATCAGAAAGAATTCGATTCAGATGTAGAATGCCTATCCAAAAGTTTTCACAATTCAATCATAGATGATGAATTTCAATGTTAAGCAAGGTAACTATTGTTATTATGGGTTTCCTGGTTTTTACGGTAGTGGCACTACTGTAGTAtctaattctttaatttttttagctaAAGTTGTCTAATAGTATTGATGATTATAATCTTTCAGTATTTTTTCATTTGaaaaacataaacaaatcaaagaaGAAACTAAAATTTGTCCAAGATGATCTACATTTTATGTAGGTTTCATTTTGAAGGTATTGCAGCTCATATTCAAATTGGCCATATCTTCTGACGGGGGTaatcattatttatgatgatattTCTCAAAGCTGATTTCGAGAATCTGCCTATTTGGCGCTTCTGGTTTGGGCAACTTAATTTGGCCAAGTATGTAGTTACAGTATTTCATTCGATGATGCAACACACTGTAGGGATAAATTGGAAAGCAGAGGAACCACACCTGAAAATCATGTCCAAAAACCGGGCAGATATTGAAGATGTTCGAAATGATTGAAGATAAATAAGCTTCAGTTTTTGTTGATTCATTTAGTTACATCTTTACAAGAATGATCATACATTAATCTAATGTATTAATGTTGTATTACCATTATTATATAATTGAGACTTTCATTTTTTATGCTTATATTATAGTACTAATTGACATTGAAAGTTGTCGAAATTTGTTAATGAAATTTGTGATTGAATTTTAACCAAAGGTTTTGTTATGGACTTTTTTGTTTGGCCCGTGCGCATATCATATCTAGTATTGATAGAAGTATAGCGTTTTGTCCTCTCTGGTCTTTCTTCGGTTGTCCTTTTCAAATTTTGACTTCACAAAAGTGGCCGTTTTAGTTCTGGATTCAATAAAATTGGTCCCAAAATGCAAGTTGaagtaaaataaattcatgtgtTTAGACTTTGGCGCATGAAAGCACCTCCACATAATTTTTGTTTCGATGTGATTACTTGCTGATGGACAAACGTAACATTGTTTTGCAAACTTAGCCAAGTAAGTGAATTTAATTTATTGTTCTTATGCATTATTCCCTTTTTTTGTCAACTTTGTCTAAGCTAGAGGCTTATTGTCAGTATTTTACACATCTGCATAGTCAATGTAGTGGTCTGGTTTctgaaaagaattttaaaaatccTCAATCATGATGAAACGAGTTTTAAACAAAAAAACAGAGTGAGAGAGGGGTAACAGTAAGGCatgtgtacactttaccctccttaCATCTCACTTTGTGAGATTTCACAGGGTGTATCGTTATTTCATTGTTATCATGAGAATTGTTAAATGGGATGAACTTGATACAAAACAATCAAGAGGAAGTGGAACAATGTCCCTGCATTGCCCATTCCAAAGTCAATCCTGCTAAGTTCTCGCTTTTGTAAAGATCATTTGATTGTCCAATTCCAACTTTTACATGTAAATTGAGTTGACAAATCTGAATACAGATTACCCCGGTGATAACTTCAGGAATATACCAAGAGAAAAGACCTAACCTCTGAACATTCTATTCCAAATGTATGAACATGAACAAATTTCCGCAACAGAAAGATAAGTCTTTCTAGTAGATGGCTTAGTCACTCTGTAGCCTCGCAATGTATTGGTCATAGTATTTTCCAGCTCGTTCCATGTCTCCAAGCTCAGTATAGCAATCAGCTATTGCTCCATAAGCTTCTGTGCTTCCTGACTCCTCCCCATTTCTTGCCGAGATATCAAGAACCATAGAGTGGTATTCAATCGCTTCCCTGTACTTGCCCTGCCTTTGTAATGATGCCCCTGAGAAAGAGATGAAGCTTTGAAGGTCATTACACCAAGACAcacataaaagaaagagaaacagcAGCAGTTTGTACGCGGATAAAGTTTAACTTTGTACTCTATCCTATCCGATACAAGGACCAAGATATACCAAAGTCTCTTTATTATGATAACGCAGTAAGTAGATTTACCAAAATCTCTATATCCAACTTCTATCGGAATTTACATTTTCCTCCGTAATTAAAAGAAAATGAGCCAAAAAAGCAACATGACTCTGTGACAACAAGAAATTAGGAACAAATGACAAGAAGAAAATGGTCAAGACAGGATCTCATTCCCAGGGAACATACTCATTACATTGTTTAGGCAGAGACAAGCAGCCATAAAAATCATCTCTCGAAAATTCTAGCTAgatcaaagaaaacaaaagaagcaAGCATGTGTAATTCCAGTCAATGATGCACAGTCCCATACAGGGAAAATTTCGGCTTGGCTAACTTCACAAGTCCACTACTGCCACCATGTTCAATCAAGATAATATTAGGATAAACTAAACGAGGAGATCTGACATACCTAAACCCCTTGCTGCCTTCTTTTCCTCTATAGGGTCTTTTACATCCTGTGCAAGCCCAAGAGCTGTTTTGAACTCCAAAAACGCCTTTTCTAGAGCTTGATTTCTCAGAAAGTTCTTCCCATTTTTCAAGTGAAAAATTAATTCCTCCTTTTTTGGATCAATAATCACCTGACTTTCTGAAATCTTACCACTAACAGGAGCATAACTTAAGGTAGGTGCATAGGACTCTATTTTGGCTTGCCTTCTTAGAGCCGTATTAATCTGTCGGAGCTGCTCATTCAACCGCTGTAATTCCGCTTTTCTCTGACGTGCAACTAGTCctgaaaatacaattaaaatgCGCACACGCACAACTTGTGTCAAAAGGTGgggaaagaaaaaagtaaaagcaAGGAAAGCTGTGAGAAATAACACGGGAAAATATTATTAAGATGTGTATCTACATTATTACACCAAGCCCtgtttatagtttttcttttttttgataaccgtggtttCCGGGCCaacttttgaattttataattgTATTCTCGACAATACATAATAATCTTTTTTCATGTGCGACGTTATATGCATTGGCATTATAACACTCCCCTCAAGCTGGTGAGGGACTTGATTAATTGTAGAGAAGACATTTTTTGAGTGAAGACATTATGAAAATGAGATCTCATTCAACTCCTCCACAAACTCCCTCGTTTTCACACAAACACATCATGTTGTTGTACTCAGAATTGCCTCAAGTTTgaaatgtttttttcttttacaaacaACTGATCTGACAAACAACAATTTCAAAATCCCATCCTTTTTGCCAaacaaaaatgttaaaaataggAGGAAGAGAGGAAATCTTTAAACATTAACCACAGCCATACCATTTCCACTATGTTCTCTTAGTCCACTCAGAGAATATTTTCTGAATAGTTTTCTTTTGGATAATTCTTCAATTGTCCCAAAAGACAACTTATTAAATATAGAGAGAAATGACGCAGATGGACCAGAATCGATATTGAGGATCCATATGCGACCTCAACAAGTTTGGGATTGACACATAGTTCTTTTGTTGACAAGTTCTTGAATAGGCTCTATTATGGCTATTTCCACGAACATACATAGAGAATTCTGATGGCAGTAGTAAACTTCATGCTTTAATTAAGATTTTCGTAAGCGTTCTGGCAGAGGAACTGCCGAATGAGGTGGCTGCATTAACTTCTGCAATCTATACTGTGATGTActttaatgcatcaaaaatcttttttcttttcattaaatCCAAATTCTGCATGTATTAGACTTAGCTTTGTGAAGAAGTATGGCAATGCAAGACAAACATAACTGATCTTATGATCTTATCCAAGTTGCTTGCTTATGTAATCTTTTGAATGCCTCAACAAAAAAGAGTAGATTCTGCATCATATGGGGTGTAATCTCGATGTGAAGTTTGAGTTGCATGCTCTACGATTATAACTTGGGGTCTATGATTTAGTGTTTCATCTAACCACAATGACTTTCTGCCATTTCAAAGTTGAAAGCCCCAAACTATGCAATAAAACTATGGCAGTCAGAAACATAAGTACCTTACCTCCTACTGTGGCCCCAATGAGGGCAACAAGCAGCAATAATGGCATATTGAAAACAGAAGTTTCGGGTTCACATGTTTGAGCCAAGGCGTCTAAAGGTGTAGTCATCATCAATGCATTAGTCACTATTAATGCTGCTGCAGGGTATTTGAACAGCAAAATTTCCTGCCATGTGTATAACAACAGAAATTGAACAAGAAAAGGAAGCCAAGAAATTAATTCAGCTAGCGGCTTTTTGCTATAGTTACTGTTTAAATACCTTGCATATTCCACTAGAATAACACGACTTTATCTACTCAAACATAACAAGAACAGAACGGAGCAAGCAATGGAGTATGTACACAACTAATGACTAGTTTAGAACAAGAGAAATAGCGAAAAATGACCCCCCTGTCAGTCTATAACATGTCTTCCGAAGTTTCATGATTTTGCGGTGGAATTAGGTAGTGACGAGCAATTTAGACAATCTTTTAGTAGAGAGTAAAAGGACAACCCAGTGcattaaagctcccgctatgtgcagGGTCAAGGGAAAGGGCTTGAAGCCGTGAGCTCCtagtcacatggcaacaactttaccagttactccaaggcccCCCTTCGCTAGAGAGTAGATGTTTTAGCTTGATTGCCAAATGGCAGTGAGGCCAATACTACAGCAATATGAATCTTCACTAGCTATATTTAAAATCATTTGCATACTTATATCACCTAACAGTAGTGATATTTCTTTTAGAAATTAATCACTTCAACAACAACTACAATCAATCTGTTGTAAATTCTCCAGTGATATCGAAGCATCGAAGCATTTTTGCCTTGCAAATTAGCTTTACTACACTTCTTCATATGCTTTGAAGTTTGAACACAATGAAAACCATCGatacttttttaaaataacaagTGATAGATCAagacttttcttcttcttcttaataaTGGATAATTACTAGACACCTAATTGTTGTAGAGTTCTTATAGTTGTTGTAACTTTTAGTCTATCCTTGTTGATATAGGTCTTATATATAGTCTTGTACAGATACTGAAAACAGTAGTCATTCTATTAATAACATACAATTTTTTTCCCATCTTCTACTCTCCATCTCtttatggtatcaaagcctatctAAACTCCTACGAGTTGatcctctcctttttttttctttcttctctgcTTGCTCACACAAATGGCCTCTGAGATTTCTGTGACCAATGCCGATGGAATCAACAATGCCATCACAATTGTTCAATTCAATCCAGTTACCCAACTGCCCATTAAATTAACGGGCAGTCACAATTTCTCCTTGTGGAAAGCTCAAGTTTCAATGCTTATGCGTGGTCACAATCTTTATAGGCATCTCGATGGCTCCATCCCTGCACTTACTTGCACCATCTCTCAGAACAATCAAGACGTTGATAACCCTAAGTTCCTTTCTTGGTATCGCCAAGATCAGCCAATTCAAAATGCTATCTTGGCCTCTGTTGATCCTACGCTTGCCCCCACTGTTGCTGTTGCAGTCTCCGCCAAAGCTGCCTGGGATGCTTTGCATATTGCATATGCAAACAAATCTCAAACAAGAATTTTCAGCTTGCGAGATCGATTGGCCCGCCTCACTAAAGATTGTTTTCCAGTCACAGATTATCTTCATCAAGTTCGATCACTTTGTGATGAACTTGCAACTGCTGGTGCACCGGTATCAAACCCGAAACTCATTGTGAAAATCCTTAGTGGACACGGATCTGAATTTCGAGAACTCTCTGTTGCCATTCGTGCTCGCGATTCTCCTATTTCATATGAAGAGCTTTACGAAAAGCTTCTAGATTAAATGAGCTTTTCCTCAAACATGAGAAAGACAAGAAGCCGCTATCAACTCCCATTATTGCTGCTATAGCACAAAAGACTAGCTTAACTCCTTCTCGCCAGAGCAACAATAATTACTCCAGCAATCGTTGTCCAGGTGTGAACCCTCCTGCCAACAATCAGCAATGGCAAGCACAACGCTGACGAAGAAACAACCAGCAGCAGCAACCCTCTGACAAAAACCTTCGCTGCCAACTATGTGATCGCGTAGGTCATTCTGCTAAAGTCTGCAGATCGCAGTCACATAACCATCTGCAAGCCCGGGCAAACTTTGCTGCTCGTTTTCCTTGTCAACAGTCCCCTTGGATCATCGACAGTGGAGCCACTCATCATATTGCATCTGATACTCAAAGCCGAGCCACTGTACATGACTACCACGGCACCGAAGAGATAACTATGGGCAATGGTAACACCATTCCAATATCCCATAATGGTAACGCTAACATAAGTGCATCAAATCATCATTTCAAACTTCTCAATACCTTATGCTCCTCTGTCATtaaaaataatcttatttctGTTTCTAAGTTTTGTCGTGATAATCATT encodes the following:
- the LOC107863901 gene encoding protein FLUORESCENT IN BLUE LIGHT, chloroplastic, which produces MSMMVKQWLLSHTHFQKSILLESGQLSSKWGEVKLFHKHTNKPSKCIHIHFKEILLFKYPAAALIVTNALMMTTPLDALAQTCEPETSVFNMPLLLLVALIGATVGGLVARQRKAELQRLNEQLRQINTALRRQAKIESYAPTLSYAPVSGKISESQVIIDPKKEELIFHLKNGKNFLRNQALEKAFLEFKTALGLAQDVKDPIEEKKAARGLGASLQRQGKYREAIEYHSMVLDISARNGEESGSTEAYGAIADCYTELGDMERAGKYYDQYIARLQSD